The genomic stretch GCACGAAACCCCTCTAACCACCTACTTGGGTGGTTTATCTATGCACTCTGTGCCACCGGTCACCGATCGACGGGATTCGAACCCGCGCCCTCCCGCTCCCAAGGGGGGCTTGCTATCCTGCTGCGCTACATTCCGAAGAACAAGACGAACGATACCGCGCCTCCGTCAATCTGAACTCCCAGTGCGCGCTAGTAGGAATCGATCAGGAAAAAGAAAAGACCACCTTCACGACTGGTTCACGTAGGTGGTCTATCCATATCCTGCTGAAGCGAGTATAACACGGTCTTTTTTCGACATGCAAAACATGTACAATGTGGGCAAAGTGAGAAGTCGATTCAAGCCGCAACTTCCTGTTTGGTCTGTACCTGCAGATGATCCTGCATCGCCCATGCAAGCTTATCCACCAAATTACGTTTGATGGAAGTCGCCTGTCGGCGGGAGAGATCAAGCCGGTAGGCGATCTTGGTCACCGTCTCGCCATCGAGCAACCATTCAAGCATCGTGTCCTGCTGCCAGTCTGTCACAGCCGCCATCGCCGCTTCGAACTGCGCACAGTTCCGCTCCATCAGAGCGAGGCGATGCCGCTTCTTATCACGGCGCACTGCTTCTCCACCAACTTTGTCCGAATTCTTGTATTGAGCCCGGATGCTGCTATTCACGTCTCCGGCCGCACCAACCACTCCATCGCCAATACTCGCGAGATCGCCGCGAAGGATTTTGATTTGCTTCTTCATTCGTGCGTAATCCTTTAGCATCTTTTCGGCAAGCTGAACCATTTCCATAGCCGGTTCTACTTGTACGAAACTCAATTGTGCCACCTTGATCATCCTCCTCTGAATTCATCGCTCGAATGGATCACCAAACGCCGAAAAGCGGGGCTCTGCCCGCTAAAAAATTTCGGCTATGAAGTCAACGGTCACTACTCTTCATCTGGTGATCATGGCAAAGCTCCTCAGCCGCATGCCATCCAACAGCCCACCCAACCCATTGTCCGCCGTTTGCAATGTTCGCCAACGCGTGGTCAAGATCACTGCTACGGCTGTACGAGAGGACCGCGCCTTCTATCTCCCATCCACCTTTGGTGCAGTAAACGATGGTTTCATCAAGCAAACATTTTCACCCCTTTCCACCTCACATTCACCACACCGATTGATTGATCGTCGGACCTCGTCCCCTTCGCAGAAACCACCGCAGTCCAGGCAAATGAACAGATTCATCTCAGACTCCTTTCGGCTCAAGATCCAAAATCAGTACCGACTTGATGTAATGCTTGAGCGGCTCATTGACACCTCGGCGCTTTTCCTGCTGGATGTTGACCTTGACGATTTCGTGTTCGGTCGTTATTAGGCCGATAATGTCATCCACTGTGTGCAAGAACTCCTTGCCTTCCCAGATGTGGAGATCGCCTGAGGACACAAGATCGATCGCATCACGAACCGCCACCCCCGGTGTCGCCGCGCAATTGATTAGCTGATAGACAGTAGCAACCGCCTTACTCTCCTGATCGAAAAGTCTAACCTCAACGATGTGCAACCGGTCACGTTGACTGATCTCCCACATCCTCAATCGTTCCGCATTAGTTAGCTCTGTCATGATTCATCACCTCATCGTCCAGATTAGCACCTGCAGCGGACGAGAATTTGCTGGCCGAGACTTCCCGCAAGAGATCCAGTCCTTCGATGCCGCAGAACCAATAATCACCTTTAAATACATTTCTTACTTGCTGATTGAGATGTTGCGCGATCACGCCGCATCACCGCCGTAGGTGCTTCGGATCTCGGCTTCGACCTGCGCGGCCGTGAAACCCATCAGTTCGCCGAGGCCGAGTAATGCTTCCCATACCTCGATGTAGTGATCATCAAACTGCAGAGCGGCGATCCGCTCAAACAGAAGCTGGAACTGGTCGAAGATACTTTCCCGCTTCTCCAATTTCTCTGGGCGATCAGGGTAAGGAATTTCAAGACCGACAGCGGTCATGATTACGATCAATTCGCTGTAGGCTTTCAGGTTATAGTGTTGAAGATCCGCCCCCTGCTCACCAACGGTTAGTGCCCAAACGCGTCCCAATTGTGCAACCTTTCCCATGAGATAAAAAACCTTTACCGATACAGCATCCTGATCTTGAATTCTCGGGAAGAAGTCTGTGTTTAACTCCCGTACGATCTGCTCCAACTTTTCGTGGTTAAGTTGCAAAGCTTGCATGATGCTTCCCCCTGTCTTTTTCTACTGCGCGAACTGCGAGTCTTCCAGACCAGTAGCTTCACCAAGGAATTGCAGGCGGTCAGGAGTTGCCAAAATCTCACGGGGAAGTTGCCGCGTGACGGGCCGATAAACTCCATCGCTTCCAACTGATTCATCAGCATCACCGCGACCGGGTAATCAACATCTAGACGTTCTTGGAAAAGTTCAACACTCGCGGATTGCTCATTGACCGCCAACCAAGCAGCGCGGTAGAGAGTCGCTTCCGTTGGATCGTTGATGATCTCATCTGCTTCTTTTGCCCGGTAGCCACCATATTCAAAGCGATTTTCTGCGCCATGCGTTTCATGGATTACCTCAAAGATGTTCATCTGCGGATCTTCCGAACGTGGTTTCATGGCGTGGCCGAACATCTTCAGTTCCGGCGTGATAAGGCCGTGTCGTGCGATGACATTTGCGTAGCCGATTTTCTCTGGCTGTACCTGCATCATCATCGGGCGACCGTCGTCAGCCCACTTGTCTTTGGTTTCCAGCATCGCAAGAGCATGGTCGATCCAATACGCTTTCTCTGCGTCGGACAAACGTTTCATCCACGCCGGCTTGTTGACGTAGATCACGGCGTCGGCATTCATCATGAAGCGGAAAGCAGGTGGGACGACAACCGCTTGAGTGTAGTGACCGTAGTCTGCATCCTCGCGCCAGATCGCGACGATGTTGTTGTCGCGCAGGTTCTTGTGAAATTCCTTTTTGATCGCGAGGATAAATCTCAGAACCTCGCCAGTTGCAAAGCTGAATTTTGCCGCCATGAGTTAGGCCACCTCCGTAATCTCGACCTCGATGCGCGGGGTCGTGCTATACCATTTTTCAACCGTGACACTGACGACTTGGGAGTCATCGCGCCAGGCTACATTTTTGAGCGCGTCCTTGACGGCTTTCAGATAATTGTCGGCGTCCGGCTTTGTTGTGGGACGCACCTCACCATTTTCAGCAGCAGTTGTTTTCTTTTTGCTGAAGCTCTTTGGGATCTGGCGGAACACCTGCAGCTTCATACGCAATGGACCTTCCAGCGGCTGGGCAGGACAATGATTTTGTGCAACGAGCATAACCAATTGCTTGAAGTCGCTAGATTTCTTCGGATCATACATTCGGACGTGACCGTGAACCGTTGTAGCGCGGGGGCGGCCTTGTGCGACAGGCTCTCCGCGAACCGTAAATTTGATCATTCCGTCCCTCCCTTCTCTGGCTGATTTACCTTCCGAAGTCGCCACATCCGTCTGTTCTGCATTTCCGAATGAAGCTTAACCGCGAACATATCTCGGATGGCCGCGTAGGAAACATCGACATCTTCTGCGTCATCACTCAAAAAAAGCTCATCCAGTTTTTCCG from Tumebacillus algifaecis encodes the following:
- a CDS encoding putative metallopeptidase, whose protein sequence is MAAKFSFATGEVLRFILAIKKEFHKNLRDNNIVAIWREDADYGHYTQAVVVPPAFRFMMNADAVIYVNKPAWMKRLSDAEKAYWIDHALAMLETKDKWADDGRPMMMQVQPEKIGYANVIARHGLITPELKMFGHAMKPRSEDPQMNIFEVIHETHGAENRFEYGGYRAKEADEIINDPTEATLYRAAWLAVNEQSASVELFQERLDVDYPVAVMLMNQLEAMEFIGPSRGNFPVRFWQLLTACNSLVKLLVWKTRSSRSRKRQGEASCKLCNLTTKSWSRSYGS
- a CDS encoding RusA family crossover junction endodeoxyribonuclease; the protein is MIKFTVRGEPVAQGRPRATTVHGHVRMYDPKKSSDFKQLVMLVAQNHCPAQPLEGPLRMKLQVFRQIPKSFSKKKTTAAENGEVRPTTKPDADNYLKAVKDALKNVAWRDDSQVVSVTVEKWYSTTPRIEVEITEVA